The proteins below are encoded in one region of Ereboglobus luteus:
- a CDS encoding tetratricopeptide repeat protein: MSNHPPHAHNPKKPVDETPRAPTSDEQLKSFWLKNEKSIYIVCFVIILAVAGVGVFRNMQKESADKVGLEYAAAKSTDQLRAFITAHPGHPLATAAELRIADEDYQAKNYSSAAAAYDKVAAAKSPIFSGRALIGAAMSKVLGGEVPDGEARLKQISNDTIQTPIIRGEATYHLATLAADAGRTAEAISLYKQVADIAPDTVWAENASYQGERLSGGANTAAASSPSVQFQ, from the coding sequence CACCCTCCGCACGCACACAACCCGAAGAAACCCGTTGACGAGACGCCTCGCGCGCCCACATCGGACGAGCAGCTCAAGAGCTTTTGGCTCAAGAACGAGAAGAGCATCTACATCGTTTGCTTTGTCATAATCCTCGCAGTGGCCGGCGTCGGCGTCTTCCGCAACATGCAGAAGGAAAGCGCCGACAAGGTCGGCCTCGAATACGCCGCGGCCAAATCCACGGACCAGCTTCGCGCCTTCATCACCGCGCATCCCGGGCACCCCCTCGCCACCGCCGCCGAGCTTCGCATCGCCGACGAGGATTATCAGGCCAAGAATTATTCCTCGGCCGCCGCCGCTTACGACAAGGTGGCCGCCGCCAAGTCCCCGATCTTCTCCGGTCGCGCGCTCATTGGCGCGGCCATGTCGAAAGTGCTCGGAGGCGAAGTTCCGGACGGCGAAGCCCGCCTCAAGCAAATCTCCAACGACACGATCCAGACGCCCATCATTCGCGGCGAGGCCACCTACCATCTTGCCACGCTCGCCGCCGACGCCGGACGCACGGCCGAGGCGATCAGCCTCTACAAGCAGGTTGCCGACATTGCGCCCGACACGGTCTGGGCGGAAAACGCCAGCTACCAAGGCGAGCGTCTTTCCGGCGGCGCCAACACGGCCGCGGCCTCGTCCCCGTCGGTCCAGTTTCAATAA
- a CDS encoding LysM peptidoglycan-binding domain-containing protein, with product MDTISSHESNTNYLPLAGVITGGVALLLAIFAFVQVKSIKNDINDIRSLSDRVAGIETQLSQVAGAVQVANNANQVASNTHNSLMTVARDTNASFKKVSDQLTELRERVERMGTRTTTRPPQQAAAGGTATAGNTAAPVEAGTDVYTVKSGDNGTKIFRATGFSQAQLEAVNPGINWSRLAIGQRIVLPKK from the coding sequence ATGGACACTATTTCCTCGCACGAATCTAATACCAACTACCTGCCGCTGGCCGGGGTTATCACCGGAGGCGTCGCGCTTTTGCTCGCGATTTTTGCCTTCGTGCAAGTCAAGTCGATTAAGAACGACATCAACGACATCAGAAGCCTTTCGGATCGTGTTGCGGGCATTGAGACACAACTTTCCCAGGTCGCCGGCGCCGTCCAGGTTGCCAACAATGCGAACCAGGTTGCCAGCAACACGCACAACAGTCTCATGACCGTGGCGAGGGACACCAACGCATCCTTCAAAAAAGTTAGCGATCAGCTCACCGAACTTCGCGAGCGTGTCGAAAGAATGGGCACCCGCACCACCACCCGCCCTCCGCAACAAGCGGCGGCAGGCGGCACTGCGACCGCCGGAAACACCGCCGCGCCCGTCGAGGCCGGAACGGATGTTTACACCGTCAAGAGCGGCGACAACGGCACCAAAATTTTCCGCGCCACCGGGTTCTCCCAAGCGCAGCTTGAGGCCGTCAACCCCGGCATCAATTGGAGCCGCCTGGCCATCGGCCAGCGCATCGTTCTTCCGAAGAAATAA
- a CDS encoding NUDIX hydrolase — protein MPSRKTKPNPAAPARWEKGADKVITRTSIFDLRAARYTHPSRKTERDFYVVNAPDWVNVVALTPDRRLVLVRQFRFGINDFSLEIPGGVIDPGETDPVAAGLRELREETGYESRDARLLGSIHPNPAFLNNRCHLVFAGQCEKTTGVEWDEDEEIEVSLAPVDQVYEWARTGKITHSLVLDALFLFAPYWEKLK, from the coding sequence ATGCCGTCACGAAAAACAAAACCAAACCCCGCCGCGCCCGCGCGCTGGGAAAAGGGCGCGGACAAGGTCATCACGCGCACGAGCATCTTCGATTTGCGCGCGGCGCGCTACACTCATCCCTCGCGCAAAACGGAGCGCGATTTCTACGTCGTCAACGCGCCCGACTGGGTCAACGTCGTCGCGCTCACGCCCGACCGCCGGCTCGTGCTCGTGCGCCAGTTTCGTTTCGGCATAAATGATTTTTCACTGGAAATCCCCGGCGGCGTCATCGATCCCGGCGAGACCGATCCCGTCGCCGCCGGCCTGCGCGAACTGCGCGAGGAAACCGGCTACGAAAGCCGCGACGCCCGCCTGCTCGGAAGCATTCATCCCAATCCCGCGTTTTTGAACAACCGCTGCCATCTTGTGTTTGCCGGGCAATGTGAAAAGACAACGGGCGTCGAATGGGACGAGGACGAGGAAATTGAGGTTTCGCTCGCTCCCGTCGACCAGGTTTACGAGTGGGCGCGCACGGGCAAAATCACGCACAGTCTCGTGCTCGACGCGCTGTTCCTTTTTGCTCCATATTGGGAAAAATTGAAATGA
- a CDS encoding methionine biosynthesis protein MetW codes for MTRTAPKPAIKRTVDMQTISEWVEPHSRVLDLGCGRGVLLESLVHSKDVQAVGVDLDVGKIAACIRRGITAYQGDMLAFMRAFPDGHFSRVICSRTLEEVGNPSAVIAEALRVARAVAVGFVNHGYWRNRLDTFFHGRKPRNEVYTTPWHESRPANLASIADFEQFCAEKNIRVARRVFLRGDWKTPCRAFPNLRAGYALYDLTR; via the coding sequence ATGACACGCACCGCCCCCAAGCCCGCCATCAAGCGCACCGTTGACATGCAAACCATCTCCGAATGGGTGGAGCCGCATTCGCGCGTGCTCGACCTCGGATGCGGGCGCGGCGTGCTTCTCGAGTCGCTTGTGCACTCGAAGGACGTGCAGGCCGTGGGCGTTGATCTCGATGTCGGAAAAATCGCCGCGTGCATACGCCGCGGCATCACGGCGTATCAAGGCGACATGCTCGCGTTCATGCGCGCGTTTCCGGACGGGCATTTCTCGCGAGTCATTTGCTCGCGCACGCTCGAGGAGGTCGGCAATCCCTCGGCGGTGATCGCGGAGGCGTTGCGCGTTGCCCGCGCCGTGGCGGTCGGTTTTGTGAACCACGGTTATTGGAGAAACCGGCTCGATACATTTTTTCACGGACGCAAGCCGCGCAACGAGGTCTACACGACGCCGTGGCACGAGAGCCGTCCGGCGAACCTGGCGAGCATCGCCGACTTCGAGCAGTTTTGCGCGGAAAAAAACATTCGTGTCGCGCGCCGTGTTTTTCTGCGCGGCGACTGGAAAACCCCCTGCCGCGCGTTTCCCAACCTGCGTGCCGGCTACGCGCTCTACGACTTGACGCGCTGA
- a CDS encoding OPT family oligopeptide transporter: protein MSQHQAPQPFEPYIPDNTKLPEFTLRAVLTGAILGMVFGASSLYLVLKVGLTVSASIPVAVISLALFRGLSKLGVRDSSILENNITQTAGSAGESIAFGVGVTMPAIFILGFDLELTRVMLVAILGGLLGILMMIPLRRTHIVEDHGKLKYPEGTACAAVLKAGANARDRAVASPSAQADMRAAEAAGLGNAPGAIQIFTGFGIGLVYKTLNVAMRGWQDIPQKIFGKPLAGGSISAEVSPELLGVGYIIGPRISGIMCAGGALSYLVLIPLIKFFGDGINGIVEPGTIPISEMPIEGANSIRDAYILYIGAGAVASAGIISMVQAMPAIWRGIKAGFADIRGMPRPGENAPGKNGSTARTQRDLPMKTVFIGILALIAVISLAPSLHMNVLGALLIVLFGFLFVTVSSRITGEIGSTSNPVSGMTVATLLFTCLVFLIVGWTGSQYYVTALSVGAIVCIAASNGGTTSQDLKTGFLLGATPRSQQLAILIGAFAAALVLGPLLSLLNNGSTVYVPVAQVAPAGIQVDVSALSRKESLHGPQSRDDSGVYYTWHNTDPKAGIEGKYLVNEKGVAVWFVDPGINGSFDTRPDGSKVRKFVAPKATLMSYIIKGILDQRLPWALVLLGVMITVTLQLSFIPALAFAVGVYLPLSSTTPILAGGMIRWLIDRWMSRKSSHANLTPEQFNAESDKSPGVLLSSGYIAGGAIGGIVFAVLAGFFPGADNAIATWAQNHNPLYNGPHAGLLSLIPFALLAIFLYGVAREWFLSPRKK from the coding sequence ATGTCGCAACACCAAGCCCCCCAGCCGTTCGAGCCCTACATACCCGACAACACCAAGCTCCCCGAGTTTACCCTGCGCGCAGTCCTCACCGGCGCGATTCTCGGCATGGTCTTCGGCGCGTCGTCACTCTATCTCGTCCTCAAGGTCGGTCTCACCGTGAGCGCGTCGATTCCGGTCGCGGTCATTTCGCTGGCGCTGTTTCGTGGGCTCTCGAAGCTCGGCGTGCGCGACTCCTCCATTCTCGAAAACAACATCACGCAGACCGCCGGCTCCGCGGGCGAGTCAATCGCGTTCGGCGTGGGCGTCACCATGCCGGCGATTTTTATCCTCGGCTTCGACCTTGAGCTCACGCGCGTGATGCTTGTGGCGATCCTCGGCGGGCTGCTCGGCATCCTCATGATGATTCCGCTGCGCCGCACGCACATCGTCGAGGATCACGGCAAGTTGAAATATCCCGAGGGCACCGCGTGCGCCGCCGTGCTCAAGGCCGGTGCCAACGCGCGGGATCGCGCCGTCGCCTCGCCCTCCGCCCAGGCCGATATGCGCGCCGCCGAGGCCGCCGGGCTCGGCAATGCTCCCGGCGCCATCCAGATTTTCACGGGCTTCGGAATCGGGCTCGTTTACAAAACACTCAATGTCGCCATGCGCGGGTGGCAGGATATTCCGCAGAAAATTTTCGGCAAACCGCTCGCGGGCGGTTCGATCTCGGCGGAGGTTTCGCCGGAGCTGCTCGGCGTCGGCTACATCATCGGCCCGCGCATCTCGGGCATCATGTGCGCGGGTGGCGCGCTTTCGTATTTGGTGCTGATTCCGTTGATAAAATTTTTCGGCGACGGCATCAACGGCATCGTCGAGCCCGGCACCATTCCCATCAGCGAAATGCCCATCGAGGGAGCGAACAGTATTCGCGACGCGTATATCCTTTACATCGGCGCGGGCGCGGTGGCGTCCGCCGGCATCATCAGCATGGTGCAGGCAATGCCGGCCATCTGGCGCGGCATCAAGGCCGGCTTCGCGGATATTCGCGGGATGCCGCGGCCCGGCGAAAACGCCCCCGGGAAAAACGGCTCCACCGCGCGCACGCAGCGCGACCTTCCGATGAAAACCGTGTTCATCGGCATTCTCGCGCTCATCGCGGTCATTTCCCTCGCGCCCTCGCTGCACATGAACGTGCTCGGCGCGCTGCTCATTGTTCTTTTCGGATTTTTGTTTGTCACGGTTTCGTCGCGCATCACCGGCGAGATCGGTTCCACGTCGAACCCGGTTTCGGGCATGACTGTGGCGACGCTGCTGTTCACCTGCCTCGTGTTCCTGATCGTGGGATGGACGGGCAGTCAGTATTACGTGACGGCGCTTTCCGTTGGCGCGATCGTGTGCATCGCGGCGTCGAACGGCGGCACGACTTCGCAGGATTTGAAGACGGGTTTCCTGCTCGGCGCGACCCCGCGCTCGCAGCAACTGGCGATTTTGATCGGTGCGTTTGCGGCGGCGCTCGTGCTCGGGCCGCTGTTGAGTTTGCTCAACAACGGGAGCACGGTTTATGTGCCGGTTGCGCAAGTCGCCCCCGCGGGAATCCAGGTCGATGTCAGCGCGCTCTCGCGCAAGGAATCGCTGCACGGCCCGCAAAGTCGCGACGACTCCGGCGTTTATTACACCTGGCACAACACCGACCCCAAGGCCGGCATCGAGGGCAAGTATTTGGTTAATGAAAAAGGCGTGGCGGTCTGGTTTGTTGATCCGGGCATCAACGGCTCGTTTGACACACGCCCGGACGGCAGCAAGGTGCGCAAGTTTGTCGCCCCGAAGGCGACGCTCATGTCGTATATAATTAAGGGCATTCTCGACCAGCGCCTGCCGTGGGCGCTGGTGCTGCTCGGTGTGATGATCACGGTGACGCTGCAGCTTTCCTTTATTCCCGCGCTCGCGTTTGCGGTGGGTGTGTATCTGCCGCTTTCGTCCACGACGCCGATTCTTGCGGGCGGCATGATCCGCTGGTTGATCGACCGCTGGATGAGCCGGAAGTCCTCCCACGCGAATCTCACGCCGGAGCAGTTTAATGCCGAAAGCGACAAGAGCCCCGGTGTGCTGCTCTCGTCCGGCTACATCGCGGGCGGTGCGATAGGCGGCATTGTGTTTGCGGTGCTGGCGGGCTTTTTCCCCGGCGCGGACAACGCCATCGCAACTTGGGCGCAAAATCACAACCCGCTCTACAACGGCCCTCACGCCGGGTTGCTTTCGCTGATCCCCTTCGCGCTGCTGGCGATTTTCCTCTACGGCGTGGCCAGGGAATGGTTCTTGTCGCCGAGGAAAAAATAG
- a CDS encoding family 78 glycoside hydrolase catalytic domain: MKKTFFCPFLVFLFCLFVSGFAGAQSACSIKPVNLRTEYLDRPEGLDERKPRFGWAFEAANPDGRGQGQTAYRVIVKCGECTAWDSDWVASNRMQQIEYQGKSLKSDRRYTWTLLVKDENGIEAPPAQSEWTTGLFEQSEWSAKWIGSDEVFDYKIGMKKGDCNIADPWLRKTFMLNEKPGRAVLFVASVGYHELYVNGKQIDSHHVLSPAATDHTKRARYIAYDIAGALQPGKNAIVIWLGASWSIFPGYITENLPRTPIVRAQADIYKNRSDTSPLLRLQTDETWKTLPSPNRLLGSWDFGNMGGEIFDGLREQEMDDFSSVSLDDTNWKSATVYNPKLQVTAQRVEKNRLFDEIRPVAIEDRGDGVWRVDMGVNFAGWTEIKIAGNPGDRIDFLFSERLQNEMTFRNRSAYIIGASGRGVFRNRFNYSSGRWITIKGLKARPVLDDIRGWNVRTDAGRATTFECSDPLQNWIYDRVCWIFENLSIGGMVVDCPQRERMGYGGDAHATAETAMYNYRMAAFYTKWLEDWRDVQGTEAMVGSMNDPDYARKAETSGRLLGGGIMPHTAPTYWGGGGPGWGGICVVLPWYLYQHEGDARVLETNFDMIKKWLAFLDTHVEGGLLKRFGGKWDFLGDWLWPNATAEGMNNDSAQTLCLNNCYRVYNIKTAAKIARVLGREAEAAEWENQARVSSRAIHEKYYNAGDSSYADGSMACLAGALLADVMPSELRGEVMQRLEYEILVVRKGRMHAGITAGAMLFKVLRDEDRHDLLHSMTSQTDYPSWDYMRENGATTLWEMWEKDLRGHSLLHSSYLFPGAWYVDGIAGIKRDPEHPGFQHFIIRPPHPGDVGVTWAKAAFDSPAGLIRSAWEIDANGNMRLRVSVPPNTSATIFLPDNKRCHKIMRVGAGNYTFQAGF, translated from the coding sequence GTGAAAAAAACATTCTTCTGCCCTTTTCTTGTTTTTCTATTCTGCCTTTTTGTTTCCGGTTTTGCGGGCGCACAATCGGCATGCAGTATCAAGCCGGTTAATTTGCGAACAGAGTATCTCGACAGGCCGGAGGGGCTTGATGAAAGGAAGCCCCGGTTTGGTTGGGCGTTTGAGGCTGCAAACCCCGACGGGCGCGGTCAGGGGCAGACTGCCTATCGTGTGATTGTTAAATGCGGGGAATGCACCGCTTGGGATTCCGACTGGGTTGCATCGAATCGGATGCAGCAGATCGAGTATCAGGGAAAGTCGCTGAAGTCCGACCGTCGTTATACATGGACGCTGCTCGTGAAAGATGAAAATGGCATCGAGGCGCCGCCCGCGCAAAGCGAATGGACGACCGGTTTGTTTGAACAATCGGAATGGAGCGCGAAGTGGATCGGCTCCGATGAGGTTTTTGATTATAAAATCGGCATGAAAAAAGGCGACTGCAACATCGCCGATCCCTGGTTGCGCAAGACATTTATGCTAAATGAAAAACCGGGGCGCGCGGTCCTGTTCGTCGCCTCGGTCGGTTATCATGAATTGTATGTGAACGGGAAACAAATCGACAGCCACCATGTGCTTTCCCCGGCGGCGACCGACCATACAAAGAGGGCGCGATATATCGCCTACGATATTGCCGGGGCGCTTCAACCGGGGAAAAACGCCATTGTCATTTGGCTGGGCGCGTCGTGGTCGATTTTTCCCGGTTATATAACGGAAAATCTTCCGCGCACTCCAATCGTTCGCGCGCAGGCGGATATTTATAAAAATCGAAGCGACACATCGCCCCTTCTTCGCCTGCAAACAGATGAAACATGGAAAACACTTCCAAGCCCGAATAGGCTTTTGGGCTCTTGGGATTTTGGCAACATGGGCGGCGAAATCTTTGACGGCTTGCGGGAGCAGGAGATGGATGATTTCTCCAGTGTTTCCCTTGATGATACAAATTGGAAAAGTGCCACAGTATATAATCCGAAACTTCAGGTGACGGCGCAGCGAGTTGAGAAAAATCGCCTTTTCGACGAAATCCGCCCGGTCGCAATTGAAGATCGTGGCGATGGCGTCTGGCGTGTTGACATGGGGGTAAATTTTGCCGGCTGGACGGAAATCAAAATCGCGGGAAATCCCGGCGACCGGATTGATTTTCTGTTTTCCGAGAGACTGCAGAACGAAATGACTTTCCGGAATCGGAGCGCATATATAATCGGAGCATCGGGGCGGGGCGTTTTTCGCAATCGCTTTAATTATAGCTCCGGGCGCTGGATCACAATTAAAGGCCTCAAGGCGAGGCCGGTGCTTGATGATATTCGCGGGTGGAATGTGCGCACGGATGCCGGGCGCGCAACGACGTTCGAGTGCTCCGATCCCCTGCAAAACTGGATATATGATCGTGTTTGCTGGATATTTGAAAACCTTTCGATTGGCGGGATGGTTGTCGATTGTCCCCAGCGCGAGCGAATGGGTTACGGCGGCGACGCCCATGCGACGGCGGAAACCGCCATGTATAATTATCGCATGGCCGCATTTTATACAAAGTGGCTGGAGGACTGGCGCGACGTGCAGGGAACCGAGGCGATGGTTGGCAGCATGAATGATCCGGATTATGCGCGGAAAGCGGAAACCAGCGGACGGCTTCTTGGAGGCGGCATCATGCCGCACACGGCCCCGACCTATTGGGGCGGCGGCGGTCCCGGCTGGGGCGGCATTTGCGTTGTCCTGCCATGGTATCTTTATCAACACGAGGGGGACGCGCGCGTTCTCGAAACCAATTTTGACATGATAAAGAAATGGCTCGCGTTTCTTGACACGCATGTCGAGGGCGGCCTGCTCAAGCGTTTTGGCGGCAAGTGGGATTTTCTTGGCGACTGGCTCTGGCCAAACGCGACCGCCGAGGGCATGAACAACGACAGCGCGCAAACACTATGCCTTAATAATTGTTATCGCGTGTATAATATTAAAACGGCGGCGAAGATTGCGCGCGTCCTTGGCAGGGAGGCGGAGGCCGCGGAATGGGAAAACCAAGCCCGCGTTTCGAGCCGCGCGATTCATGAAAAATACTACAATGCCGGCGACAGCAGTTATGCCGACGGATCAATGGCGTGCCTGGCAGGCGCATTGCTTGCGGATGTGATGCCTTCGGAATTGCGGGGCGAGGTTATGCAACGCTTGGAGTATGAAATCCTGGTCGTGCGCAAAGGCCGCATGCACGCCGGAATCACCGCGGGTGCGATGCTTTTTAAGGTGCTCCGCGACGAGGACAGGCACGATCTGCTCCATTCCATGACATCGCAAACGGATTACCCAAGCTGGGATTATATGCGGGAAAATGGCGCGACGACACTTTGGGAGATGTGGGAAAAAGACCTGCGCGGGCACTCGCTCCTGCACAGCTCGTATTTGTTTCCGGGCGCTTGGTATGTTGACGGTATTGCTGGAATCAAGCGCGACCCGGAGCATCCCGGCTTTCAGCATTTCATAATACGCCCGCCCCATCCCGGGGATGTTGGGGTGACATGGGCGAAGGCGGCGTTTGATTCGCCCGCCGGGCTGATTCGGTCTGCTTGGGAAATCGACGCAAACGGAAACATGCGGCTGCGCGTCAGCGTGCCCCCGAACACAAGCGCGACCATTTTTCTTCCTGACAACAAACGGTGCCATAAAATCATGAGGGTCGGCGCGGGAAATTACACATTTCAGGCCGGGTTTTAG
- a CDS encoding carboxy terminal-processing peptidase: MAAALFSLGSGGSCLRAQSAATAPQDRIFAPAPGFNREAASVVALLEQFHYNRNAVRPADYAEIIPNFMTDFDGQRLFFLESDKVAFTTRYSPRWVYNNLTSLGKTDPAYDIFNVYARRVTDRIKWALDKLDAITSDDLAGTDGYLYDRKDAPWPVDMAEADALWMQRLKNEIIGEMLNEKSLEDAGKNIRKRYERWLKNLADIEPKDISETYLTTVAHLYDPHTAYMSAETLEEFSIGIKLQLIGIGAVLSIEDDYCTIQEVVVGGPADLSKQLQPKDKIIAVAEDGHEPVDVIGMKLRKIVQLIRGKKDTKVHLTVIPAADSSQRKQIIITRDVVSLDASRARGAIHEVPSPDGKGTTPIGVITLPGFYDAGINDKGEPSPSATQDIARLITQFQQSETGIQGLVIDLRGNGGGLLSEAIKLTGLFVKAGPVVQVKNYYGQVQVDSSEAPEPLYTGPLAVLVSRFSASASEIVAGALQNYGRAIIVGDSSTHGKGTVQQLLEMQQLVPALARLNSKTGGVKLTIQKFYLPNGDSTQLKGVVSDIPLPSIDDYLPIGEKSLPRALAWDEITPSRYEGSALHPDLLEALREASEKRQQSLEEFGYFRKSIDWFKTRQEQKILSLNLDERLAQQTRDKAFKKGQDEERNRLAAAVGYTSKEFLLGPPKEKRRKASKTPSANTVPPASAEPLPESTPDAGDDKQPALPDQSSAIPKTLPDGIRLAGTSVASSGNADAQPGADASATGSDEATISDEQLEEDSKKLDIHLRETLRVLNDAINMARHPGPSVAANAPAPLTAAAVGRR; this comes from the coding sequence ATGGCCGCGGCGCTTTTTTCACTCGGCTCGGGAGGCTCATGCCTGCGCGCGCAATCGGCCGCCACCGCGCCGCAGGACCGCATTTTCGCGCCGGCTCCCGGGTTCAACCGCGAGGCCGCCAGTGTCGTCGCCCTGCTTGAGCAATTTCACTACAATCGCAACGCCGTCAGGCCCGCCGACTACGCCGAGATCATCCCCAATTTCATGACCGACTTTGACGGGCAGCGCCTCTTTTTCCTCGAGTCCGACAAGGTTGCGTTCACCACCCGTTACAGTCCGCGCTGGGTTTACAACAACCTCACCAGTCTCGGCAAAACCGACCCCGCCTACGATATTTTCAACGTCTATGCCAGGCGCGTCACCGACCGCATCAAATGGGCGCTCGACAAACTCGACGCCATCACATCCGACGACCTTGCCGGAACCGACGGCTACCTCTACGACCGCAAGGACGCCCCCTGGCCCGTCGACATGGCCGAGGCCGACGCCCTCTGGATGCAACGCCTCAAAAACGAAATCATCGGCGAAATGCTCAACGAAAAGAGTCTCGAAGACGCCGGGAAAAACATTCGCAAGCGCTACGAACGCTGGCTCAAAAATCTCGCCGACATTGAGCCGAAGGACATTTCTGAAACCTACCTCACCACCGTCGCCCATCTCTACGATCCGCACACCGCCTACATGTCCGCCGAAACCCTTGAGGAGTTCAGCATCGGCATCAAACTCCAGCTCATCGGCATCGGCGCGGTCCTCTCAATCGAGGATGATTATTGCACCATTCAGGAAGTCGTCGTGGGCGGCCCCGCCGACCTGAGCAAACAACTTCAGCCAAAGGATAAAATCATCGCGGTCGCCGAGGACGGGCATGAGCCCGTTGACGTCATCGGCATGAAACTCCGCAAAATTGTGCAGCTTATTCGGGGCAAAAAAGACACCAAGGTTCACCTCACCGTCATTCCCGCCGCCGACTCCTCCCAGCGCAAACAAATCATCATCACGCGCGATGTTGTCAGTCTCGACGCCTCGCGCGCGCGCGGCGCCATCCACGAGGTTCCCTCTCCCGACGGCAAGGGCACGACGCCCATCGGCGTCATCACGCTCCCCGGTTTCTACGACGCCGGCATCAATGACAAGGGCGAGCCCAGCCCCAGCGCCACGCAGGATATTGCCAGGCTCATCACCCAGTTTCAGCAAAGCGAAACCGGCATTCAGGGTCTCGTCATCGACCTTCGCGGCAACGGCGGCGGCCTCCTCTCCGAGGCCATCAAGCTCACCGGCCTCTTCGTGAAAGCCGGCCCTGTTGTCCAAGTCAAAAATTACTACGGCCAAGTGCAGGTGGACAGCAGCGAGGCGCCCGAGCCCCTTTACACCGGTCCCCTTGCCGTGCTCGTCTCGCGCTTCTCCGCCTCCGCCTCCGAGATCGTTGCCGGCGCGCTTCAAAACTACGGCCGCGCCATCATTGTCGGCGACAGCTCCACGCATGGCAAAGGCACCGTGCAGCAACTCCTCGAAATGCAGCAGCTCGTCCCCGCGCTCGCCCGCCTCAACAGCAAAACCGGCGGCGTGAAGCTCACCATTCAAAAATTCTACCTCCCCAACGGCGACTCCACCCAGCTCAAGGGCGTTGTTTCCGACATCCCGCTGCCGTCGATCGACGACTACCTGCCCATCGGTGAAAAAAGCCTTCCGCGCGCGCTTGCATGGGACGAAATCACACCGAGCAGATACGAGGGTTCCGCTCTCCATCCCGATCTTCTCGAGGCTCTTCGCGAAGCCAGTGAAAAACGCCAGCAATCACTCGAGGAGTTTGGTTATTTCCGCAAAAGCATCGACTGGTTTAAGACGCGCCAGGAGCAAAAAATCCTGTCGCTCAACCTTGATGAACGGCTTGCGCAACAAACCCGCGACAAAGCATTCAAGAAAGGGCAGGACGAGGAGCGCAACCGCCTTGCCGCCGCCGTCGGCTATACTTCCAAGGAGTTTCTCCTCGGTCCGCCAAAGGAAAAAAGGCGCAAGGCCTCGAAGACGCCCTCGGCAAACACCGTCCCTCCCGCGAGCGCCGAGCCCCTCCCCGAATCCACCCCTGACGCCGGGGATGACAAGCAGCCGGCGCTTCCCGACCAAAGCAGCGCCATTCCCAAAACCCTTCCGGACGGTATTCGCTTGGCGGGGACCAGTGTTGCCAGCTCCGGTAATGCCGATGCTCAGCCCGGCGCTGACGCGTCAGCCACCGGAAGCGACGAGGCCACTATCAGCGACGAGCAACTGGAGGAGGATTCCAAGAAACTCGACATCCATCTTCGCGAAACCCTGCGCGTGTTGAACGACGCCATTAACATGGCCAGGCACCCCGGCCCCAGTGTCGCCGCCAACGCTCCCGCGCCCCTGACCGCCGCCGCTGTCGGGCGCCGTTAA